The window CACTGAATGACAAGCTCCTACGTCTAGACATGCACATCCATACTAGgtcaatggtgtaacagtacaacataattgATCAATGTTATAAACTTGATAATTATACTTTATTAATTAGTtgtaattgtttttgagataGTGTTCAGCAGCTTCGGATACTATCAGATTGGTACATGGAGTTTATTTGGAAATACTAGACATTGCTGTTTTTATGCTTCGTTTCAGTCTCACGAGTCGATCCCTTTCTTACTTCTTACTGTTTTTATTGTAacatgatcatttgataaacaTATATCTATGATCTCTATTGGCTTttactttgatatttatcaaaacTATGTAGCATAGAGATGCATGCGTAAAATAAGTTGTCGACATAAATTGGCTTAAATATCAGATTAGAATTAAGCCTCAAGTTATAATACTTACGACGAAGAAGCcttaagctatatatatataatacatgtacttacgaCGGAGATTTAGCCTTAAGCTATAgtattgatgatgatgatgatgatgatgatgatgatgatgatgatgatgatgatgatgatgatgatgatgatgatgatgatgatgatgatgatgatgatgatgatgatgatgatgatgatgatgatgatgatgatgatgatgatgatgatgatgatgatgatgatgatgatgatgatgatgatgatgatgatgatgatgatgatgatgatgatgatgatgatgatgatgatgatgatgatgatgatgatgatgatgatgatctGTCGCATAGTtgtcacttttatatatataccccCAAAGCGAGACAAAACATTGAAACTAAAAATTTCCGCTAAATCAATCAATATACGTGATAGCTTTAGAATCTTCTTCTATTTGAATaagtaaaagtaaaagaaaattcCCGTAAAGACTGAAAAATGTAACAACTATGTAAATTGACATTCTCGTCCACTTTCAATCAGAGATACTTGGGGACAGGTGAGGATATTTTTAGCCAATTACTATGTACTAAAAATTGATATTTAACTATCCACAGTGGTCAATGTTTATATGCAGATTATTAGGCATCAATTGCGAATCAAGTACACCTTCCAAATTACAATCTATATAACGAATTGGTGTACATATTTTTTACATACGTTATTATCAATtacaatattcttttttttttagtgttcgtttactttcatttgaaagaaaagtgTATGTCaactattgaaattttaaaaagtgcaagacctgttttattttattttaaatattcccTTCCCGTTGACGTAAGTTTTCCCTGTCGAAAAAAAAATCGGAGATTGTAAATTAATAGGATTAACAGCAGAAGAGGCAAACGTTTTAACTGATGCTTAATAAAGTATGATGTCATCCCCGTTAACAACTTTAACAGAAACACATTCTGATTAACACTTTGAGTGCATGTTTGCTGAAATTACTATAATAACATCTATCTGATAATAAATACCTACGAAaaatttaatgttataaaacGAAAAGAAGAAAAGACATTATTctgattaaaacaaacaaaatcaatacaaatatcaaataatgaaAGGTTCATTCAATTTTGCAAAAGTATATCGGAAAAAACAAAGGCATGGTCAAAACCATGAAAGACAACTCAAATGAATCGTATGATAGGTAAAGATGCGTATATATGTTCCAgatcatatgagtatttggaccgtatgcgtatattGTAAAatgcgtatactcgtacggtccaaCCATaagcgtacggtcggaccatataagtatactcatacggtctagGACGAACTAGacactgttgtcaggtcattaaagattgcttattttggcgttaatattgattcacttatagggtctttgcatcggaactaaacacatttatttaaaaaccagttgttggcatgacacgggttatgttcttctcgtattatgttatgatggtatgatactaaacccctaccgggaaggattgtgtctgatattcatatgttcaaatcataatctttcaatcagtttaattgaagtctggagctggcatgtcagttaactgctagtagtctgttgttatttatgtattattgtcattttgtttattttctttggttacatcttctgacatcagactcggacttctcttgaattgaattttaaatgtgcgtattgttatgcatttacttttctacattggctagaggtatagggggagggttgagatctcataaacatgtttaaccccgccgcatttttgcgcctgtcccaagtcaggagcctctggtctttgttagtcttgtatttttttaattttagtttcttgtgtacaatttggaaattagtatggcgttcattatcactgaactagtatatattagtttaggggccagctgaaggacgcctccgggtgcgggaatttctcgctacattgaagacctgttagtgaccttctgctgttgttttttctatggtcgggttgtcgtctctttgacacattccccatttcgattctcaattttattgaacaatATGGGTTAATTCTAgatgaacatttatcaaaatcttttattgaatttacaaattaattttgTATGCAATTAAATGAATAACTCGAAATATGTCATCAAACCTACACACTAATCAGAAGAAATCACTGGTTTCAATAAAGTAACAAAGCTACTGTATTTATTCCTTGTATTAATTTTCGAATcgtcttaattatatttttgacggactttttttttgattttgtcagGTATCTTTGACGGTTTTTTGAagtaaagttcctaaatattctaaaatctTTTCTTCCAACactccgataacttcaatttcagtgaGCAGATCAACGAgacttttttaaataattaaattattaagTTTGATTTCATGAACATTTAAACTTTTTAGATTAATTAGAGATTTCCGTTATGTTGATCAGTAATATTCAATtttatctaataaacttgacatCTTAAATAAGCCAGACCGTAAtcatactcatacggtctggaacatatatatgtgGTCTCATGACAGGGAAGTTTAGGCGGCAATCTTAATAATCACGTGATACATAAAAATCAATGATTTCTTTCGTTTTTCATCATCTTAGAAGTATTTGATATTGATCAAATTCATTATAAATGGGTATCATAGTTTATAAATACTTAGTTAAAACTTGAGTAacgcatttaacaaaattaattggatagcaagaaaaaaaaatataaaaaaattaaaatgtcaattgttcttgaacaattgagaggtctttccgtttcgtaatgtaaaatacatgttccaatagtcgtagaatgcattgaaaagctctcaaacacacatacaaccgttaaaatatgacaaaaacaacaaattcgctttttaggacatgaccttgacttttgaccttgtgacctttgtaaaGGTCATTGGTCCAAGATGTCATTATataagaccccatgggtctaggacctttggttcaagagttaaagctaattttgtctattcagaaaccgttaacgggggttatgccccttaagggTATGTCAAAGCTCTtctgtcaaaatgtaaaaaagttgcgccTTAGtcaactcaacatttttcactatttacttTTTCAGTAAGTgtaatcgtttttgagatatccaataaaaagttgaaaggtcaaaggtcaaggtcaaccttaaaaagcttgaaaacacactaaaaatccttatataagattaaaaacgctaaattcgctatctgggacatgaccttgatctttgaccttttgacctttgtcaaggtcattagtccccaatgttaTTGCTGAAGActccatgggtctaggacctttggtcaTATAGTAAAAACTGATTTTTgacttttcagaaacctaaaacaagagttatgccccttacagaaaggtcaaatcgcTTCGGTCAAATTATAACAAAGTTGTGCATTAATGACCGAAACATTTTCCACTATGCAACACTTCTGAAAGTATTAAGgttgctgagattatcccataacaaggtgttaggtcaaaggtcaaggtcaacatacacatttgaccttgaagtatttttcaaagtcacatgaattgatgatgaatggtgaagatcctaggtgtctacgacttacggtttctgagtttgggtggccaaccgacaccagttaattttaataggggcataaccctaccaatgagtcgttgaatcctttcgatccaaatgtgacgaagaaccggggtctggtcctgaacaaatttcattctttgttttttttctacctattacggttacggtgttggaacggtaacaaggtttttgggtttcggagggattactccgaaccgacaaaatatttcgactcacagggtgagttccagataggtattcatttcgatacaaagtgtgaacatgaaagcgacacgtcttacgatgaaggctgctaacttcgtcaaagtttggcggaataataataataataataataataataataataataataataataataataataataataataataataataataataataataataataataaacggaagaaatacagtaaggtgtttcccttttgaaaaaggaaagaccttaataaaacCATAAATATCAAATATCGACATATAATAAGAGGACACACAATTACTGAAATCTAGTTCATAGCAACTTACAACTTATTGTGGAACAATGCTCTCCAAAACTAAATGTAGATCAGTTGATTTTAATTACGTCTTTACTCTGCACTGATTTCTCTAATACGAAATGTTACTCGACCTTTCCTTGAAGTATGAATTCTTGTTTTAGGGTTAATGTTGAATTTATATATCTCTTTATTTTAGGGGTAAATGTGTGTACTCTGaagtatatttttgtaataaaaactaTCAGTTGATTATTTCATTACAGATCAAATAACACAGAATATATCAATAGCACTGTATCGTTATATGTGCCAAAATATAGTAGGAACAGCAGATTGTGTTAAACAAATCAGATTGATGAACGCCGTCAGGGATAATTTAACAAGTAACAATTTTGGTACATATATTACAAGTGGAAGTTTTGGCGAAGGTCTTGAAATGCGAGGCAGTGATATAGATATCATGATGGTGCCTAAATTCTACGAGGTTTATGAAGTTATAAAACCTCGTTTAAATCCATTCGTCGACTATTATGTTTCAATGGAAATGGGCGATACAAAACCTGGTTATTCTCACTTGCAACTGGAACATCGTGATGATTTTCATGTGTGTGAACAAATTAATGGTAAAAATTATCTATCTAATGCcttatttaaaaattttcactGGAAGGCGTACGATAAACGTAATACAATTCATGGACCTTGTATATCTGGCGAAGGCGGCTTACTTGACCATTGCATTTGTTTGCATTGTCATACGTGGGTATCACCTGCAACGCAGTGGATAACAAGATCAAGTCATTCTTGGCCTAGTTATAATGTCAAACAGAGTATTGTGAAACACGGGGTACTTTTCGTACCTATCGGAGTTAAAGAATCACCAAATGAGAATATAGAATGGCGAATATCCTTTTCTGTTGGTGAGAAACTTCTAATAAATACATTTACACACACTCAGTTGATATGCTATGCTCTTTTGAAAATCATGTTAAAAGATGTCATAGGTTCTTACTCCGAATGTAAAGATTTACTCTGTTCATACTTCATGAAAACAATTATGTTCTGGATATCCGAAGAGCTGTCAAAATGTGAATGGAAAACTAGCAATCTCATTTCGTGTTTCTTGCGATGTGTTAGAAGGCTGATTTATTGTGTTGAATATTCTGTTTGCTGGCATTACTTTGTTCCAGAGAACAACTTGTTTGAGAACAAAATAAGAGGTCGTGCTCGTGAAATACTTTTAGAGAAACTATTTTTCCTACACAGTTATGGTTGGCGATGCATTTTATTCTCAGATCAAGTATCCAACTTCCATGATGTCATGTGGAATTTGAAATTCAAACCACACACGGCTGTTTCAAATGCAGTGGAAAAAATACTTAATTCAAGGGCATTGCGTCATTTAGATTATAGCTTTGCTAGTACTGATTTAAAGGGCATGAATATGTTACATAGAGGAATGAATCAGATACTTTCATGTCCACAATCTccaatgaaatacatgtatgcatattaCATATCAAAGGGGTGTTTCTTGCGTGCCCAGTTTATGCTACCGTATTATACATCCGACACAAATAAGTACAAATACAAAAAGTACAAATCCTGTTTAAGTACTTTGCTACAGAATATCTACCATGATGCTGTGTCTGGATGGCTAATGCTGGCTTCATATTTCTATAAAACTAAACAATATAGCAAAGCGTTACAGATAACCATGTATTCTATATCAAAGTGTTCTCACGAAAAACTGTACCCGTGTATGCATATTTTGGATATTCATCACCAATTGCTCAAACTGAAATCCTTCGTGAAAAAGGAGGATACTGTTTATCTGTGGAAAAAGTTGCTTGTAGATGACATTAGTTTTGCACGACATTCTCAATTAATACCAGATGAACTGCCAATGAATGAAGATAATCCACCACGTTTTATTCCGTCTGTAGCGTATGCCTtctttcttcgttttctttgtcATTATCATCAAAATAATGTCCGACAATGTCAGGATGTGCTCAACGATCTACAATACATTATAGCAGAACATTATTTAATTGCAGTTAAACCTTTCAATTTTGTACCTGTTGCTTTACAGTTGTTATACGATCTTCAATCCGCTAGACAAACGTTCTTACAATCTTTAGATTAATCCCATTCACCGTTCTAACGTATAGATACTTTTGTGATTGAGTAATATAGTGTATATTACATTTTCACCGCTCTTACAATACTCCAGCATATTTTATGTATAAACCGTCATCTTTAATAATGAGGGAAAGAGTATTATTAGCAATGTAACTCAACAGACATAATACATCGTTTGTTCGTCTTTCCCTTCAAATAATGTCAGCCATACCAGATGAAGAAACATCATTCGTGCATAGGGATTGGATGAATGACTGATTGATGAGAATTGAACATCGGTCAAAacgtattgataaaaaaaatgtaaaaaggtgCGGAAGTCCATAAACACTGACGAATTCAAACGTTGCATATGTACTATGTTAACCAACGGAACGAAAGAAAACAACTTTCCTATGCAAAAACTAATGCTGCTTTGATTAAGTGTGCTTTAAATTTTCACTTTCGCACTATGTTTACAAGGTTATTTAATTCATTATAGTTTAATTTAgaatgtttgatttttattagttAATCCTTGGGAGACATTTTACTTTTAATCTTATATCTAATAAACAATTATCAATCACGGGGACACTCGATGATTTGCGGGCTTCTTAATAACGaataacaattcaaaatgttATAGGCAATAATAAGAGCACATTCAGCATTATGAATTTAATGAAAACGTAGCTGAGCGGATGAAAACActgacaaaacattcaagctcGGCTCCTTCTTCGTTGACAATGTTTTCGTACAGTAATAGTATACCATATAGCTATCTCagctatgttttatttatatcaacAGACATACAGACACGTTGGAAAATAATATATGCCATATATGTAATCGGCAATCGGACATTACGAAGTAAATAAAGGCTACAtgagtttaccgatgttcaattACAATATAGCCTATTTTttcgcggggtgtaaatttttgcttattttcgaggatagaacaaaatcaccaaaataaattCTGCCAAATTAAAAGTGAACATGCAAAGTTATTGTTAAAAGTTTTGAAttcgccaaaataataaccgccaaaatatttcgtataccgtATTCAATGAAAATTTTACACCAGCGAAAATAACCCGCAATACGTTATTTTGTAGACAAAAGTCCGTAATATATTGCTTACCTATCATTTAGTTTGGGTTGCTGATGGAGTTCTACAAATCAGGGGTTCCTGTGAAATCTACTTTCATTCTGTGTTTAACCTTATTGGATTAATATTTAAGTGTCTAATCTTGAGttaataaatcgtgttttaatagATGATATGTTGATTAATCAATTCATAAAAAATGGACGTGCTTGAACAATATACTTTCAAATGAAACAGTTGGTTAACAAGGGAACTACAATAAAATAATATACCATATCATTTTAATGAATTGCGAAATAGGGGGAAGATCCAATTGGTCAACGTGACAATAATTGGGATCAACCAGCTAAAATAATTGCATAGATAAACACCATAATGACTTATAAgactatttaaaaatttaaaattaaaaaacgtAAATAAGTGTCTACTTAGTCAAACATGATAGGCATTATTTTACAATCAGGATACAAAAATAACCACGAAGATTCAGATTTACTTCAAAGAAGGAATTTTACAGTAATTGATATGCTTACATCCTATTGAGAACATGTGCAaaatgttatcaaaggtaccaggattataatttagtacgccagacgcgcgtttcgtctacataagactcatcagtgacgctcaaataccACAATAAACTATGTCTTCTTGTATTTTAAACCTTGTTAACGATAACCTAGAACTGGTCATATTCAATATACCCTATTAAAACATGCGACAGTGAATTTAATCAAGACCATGGCGCATGATGTATATAGACCTACTCCTTCAATGGTGTACATGTTAGAAAAGTTTTGGAGCTAGCAATAACTACTCCATtgatttcttataaaaatctaGGTAATAGTAATTGTCAGTCATTGGATGGTAGtgctaaatagttatcaaaggaaccagga of the Mytilus galloprovincialis chromosome 8, xbMytGall1.hap1.1, whole genome shotgun sequence genome contains:
- the LOC143042256 gene encoding uncharacterized protein LOC143042256, which codes for MCQNIVGTADCVKQIRLMNAVRDNLTSNNFGTYITSGSFGEGLEMRGSDIDIMMVPKFYEVYEVIKPRLNPFVDYYVSMEMGDTKPGYSHLQLEHRDDFHVCEQINGKNYLSNALFKNFHWKAYDKRNTIHGPCISGEGGLLDHCICLHCHTWVSPATQWITRSSHSWPSYNVKQSIVKHGVLFVPIGVKESPNENIEWRISFSVGEKLLINTFTHTQLICYALLKIMLKDVIGSYSECKDLLCSYFMKTIMFWISEELSKCEWKTSNLISCFLRCVRRLIYCVEYSVCWHYFVPENNLFENKIRGRAREILLEKLFFLHSYGWRCILFSDQVSNFHDVMWNLKFKPHTAVSNAVEKILNSRALRHLDYSFASTDLKGMNMLHRGMNQILSCPQSPMKYMYAYYISKGCFLRAQFMLPYYTSDTNKYKYKKYKSCLSTLLQNIYHDAVSGWLMLASYFYKTKQYSKALQITMYSISKCSHEKLYPCMHILDIHHQLLKLKSFVKKEDTVYLWKKLLVDDISFARHSQLIPDELPMNEDNPPRFIPSVAYAFFLRFLCHYHQNNVRQCQDVLNDLQYIIAEHYLIAVKPFNFVPVALQLLYDLQSARQTFLQSLD